CGGACAAGGCGTGATGCAACTCTTCGAGCAGCGACTCGCTCGCGTTCAGGTACTCCTGCTGGACGAGAGGTGACGGTAGCGACCAGTCGATTTCCGCCTTTACCATGAGGCCGAGCAGCGTGTTGATCTCTGTCCGAATTAGGCGGGACAGTTCGAACATGCGGTGCATGTCCGCTTCCTTCATCTCTCCAGCGTGCGGGATGATGTTGTCTCGGAAGCAAAGAAACGCTAGGGTGTGGATGTATCCCGGCTTGACGCAGAGCAACCGTAGATCCGCAAAGATCTCAGCCTCCGGGCGCGATTGTTTTGCTTTCATCTATCACTACTGTCCGGTTAAAAGTCGAACAAATTCAATTGGTTAACGGCGTCGGGCATATCGGTCTGGGACGCGTCGGCCTGCAAGGCGCATGAAATCTCGGTTTTCTCGAAGACCGACACCGACAAGATCTGTAGACATGTGTAAAGCGAGACATCGAGTTGAAGCTCCTTCTTGACGATGGCAATGAGCACGTAGGTGGCCACGGCACACCACACCTGCGTCTTCACGGCGTTCTCGCTGTTGCCGAGAAACTTCTTGATGCGCAGATGCTGCTTGATCCATTTGAAGAACAGCTCGACTCGCCAGCGGCTCTTGTACAGCGCGGCGATCGTCAGCGCCGGCAGCGCCGTGTTGTTGGTCAGGAAGATCAGTGTTTTGCCGGACTCGGGATCCTTGAATCGCACACGCCGCAAATGCTCGGGATACTTCTTGGCCGAGTAGTGACCGTTGAGCATGACCTGCTGGTCGCTGATGACGCCAGTGCTGCGGTCGGTGGGTGCCGAGTAGACACGTCTGGCATCCATCGGCGACTTCGCGCGCGTAACGAAGAAGGCGCCAGCCTGGTGCAGCGCATACAGCCGTGCGAAGTCCACATAGCCGCGATCCATCACGTAGAACGCACCGGCCTCGAAACTCAGCATGTCCAGCACGTTCACGTCGTGCAGCTTGCCATCGCTGATGTGGATGAAGGCCGGGATAGCGCCGCGCAGATCCAGCAGCGTGTGCAGCTTGATGGCCGCCTTGGTCGATCGAAACGGTGCCCAGTCGAACAGGCTCAAGCACAGATCGATGGTGCTGGAGTCCAGCGCATAGACCGTGTTGTCCAAGTCGACGCCGAGCGCATCGTTCGCGTACAGCTTGCGTGCGCGCCGGATCAGCAAGGCAGCCAGGTCCGACCAGATGCGCCAGTCGCGCGATTCGTTGGCGTCGGCCAGCGTGGAGCGCTTGACCGCCGAGCGAAACCCCATCGCATACAGCTTGCCGGCATTGGCCGACAAGCTGGCCTCGATGTCGCGCAGACTCTCTCGCCAAGTCAGCTGCGCGAAGGCCATCGCCCGGAACTGCTCGGCGCACGACAGCGCTCGCACACCCGAGTTGCCTCCATGGCGCTGCACGATGCGCGCGAAGCTGGTCCATGGGACGAACTCCATGATCTGAGAAAACAAGGTCTTGCCGATGTGCACGCGCTTCCCCAGAGACAGTCAAGCCCGGGAAAGTACGCGGTTTTGGAAGAGCGAAGTTCAAATCGGCACCAAACGAAATCGGTCTGCAACCCGCGCCAATGCTTGATCTCAGGCTCGGCGCGGACCATTTAACCGGACAGTAGTGTTCATCTATCAAGAATAACGCGCTAGTCGTCCACTGCACAGTCAACTGGAGGCGAGCGCGGCGCGACTAGGGGCGCGTTCAACTTCGGATGGCTATTGAAGGACCGACCAGTTCCGGCTACATCACAGTCCTACGCCGACCTTGAGAGATACAAAGCCTTGAAGCGGGCTGGCCCGAGATATAGCTGGTCAATTCGTATGCAGAATGCTGACATGAACGACCAACAGGAAATCCTTCGAGAGTTGCGCGCCGTCATCGCTGATCAGCAGGAGCTGTTGCGGCTGTGTCTGTATGTCATGACCCAAGGACCTGTTCAGTACAAGTGGCAAACACTCGACAATCGACTTGATGCCGACAAAGTCCGTGCGGCGGCCGGCGTCGCCATGGGTGCGGGACAGTCGATGAACACCCTGGTTATGCTCTCTGAAGACAAGGTGTTGATGGTCCGTGATATGTACGGCATTGCTCGTACGGTGGTCGAGGGATTCATCAACGCCGCCTTCTTCGTAACGCAACCAGTCGATGTTGCTCAGCGCGCACTTCGCCATGTGGAGTACGCCTCTTGGAGGCACCACAACCGCATCATAGGATCAGGCGAGATGATGTTTGCGGTGAACAGCGATGAAGACCCGAAGAAGACGCTTCAGGAAAGGTTCCCTGAGTTTGCGGGTAAGGGCCAAGGTTCTTGGACCACGCTAGATGCACCGAACCGAATTGATCGAATCGGCAAGGAGGTAAGGGCCGCGGGGGGAGCATTCCTTGGCGCATACGGGATGGTCTATGCCGTGTCGTCGGAGATCATTCATGGGTCGGTGTACGGAATGAGCTACTTCTTCACTTCTCACACCAACGACCGTCCCTCGCCTGAATCCTTCCGTCATGGTGTCCAAGAGCAACTGATCAATATCCTGTCGGCGGCATCACACGCGGCTTCAGGGTTCCTTGCAGCGTATGCCAACACCGAGAAGTTTGGCCCCATCGTCCTTGATGAGCATGAGCTGTTCAAGCGCATGTACAAGACGGCGACTGGCGACGAATGGGTTGGAGGTGATGAACCCAAGTAGGCCAAACGCCAAGAGCCCTGCTGTTTGTGTGATTTGGCCCTATCTGAACGCATTCCGAATCGAGCACGCACAGTTCAGATCCATGTTGCACCTGAAGGCTTGCAGCGAATAGCCAACCTATGCCATTGCTCACCTCGGGCTGCTAGCGCGAATGGCCGGACCGAGCCTGCACCAGTCACACGAACCGAAAACCCAACAGACTGCAATCGCTGCACAACCGTCATTTGCGCGTGAGCGGCACCTTCAGTTAAGGGTTGTAGGACGCCCTCCCGCGCAGGCGCGCCGACGACACACGCTGACCACGAAGGGTGGGCGTCCTACAAGCCTCTAGGGAGGAAACCGCGGGGAGCACCCATCTGGGCGTACCCGTTGGCAGCTATGGGGATTTGACAGTGCGCAGTGTTGTTGGCGGTGAAAGCAACTCCACCTGATCAATGCTCGAAGGCGCCACCACAGCGTGCTGTGCGGTTTCGGATGAACAGCTGCAGCAGATCTCGCCGGGGCAGCACTGCAAATTTCTGAGTCGGGCGCAGCTGTCTGCGGCGAGCCGTGGTGAGCCCGCTCCCGACACACTCAAAGTTGCGCATGCCGAAGTGGTCACGGTGGTCCTCGTTGGTGAGGTATGCGAACGGGCTGCCCACGTGCGAACGTCTCGACGATGAGCATCATCGCGCCGCAGTGAACGCACACGAAGGTCGGGCGGATCTGCTCGGCCAAACCGGACCCGGCCTTCTCGGCCCTGGCGCTCGGCGCCTCAGGCATGAGCAGCTGGCGCGCCTGCTCGATGCACTCCCGTCGATGGGTGTTGGCCAGCAGCCCGTAGTGCCGGATGCGGTGGAGTCCGCTGGGCAGGACGTGCAGCAGGAAGCGGCGCATGAACTCCTCGGGCGAGAGCGTCATGGTCTTGTGGCGCGTATGGCCCTTGTCGCGATAGTCCTTCCAGCGGAACGTTACCCCGCGCTCGTCATGCGCCAGCAGGCGCGAGTTGGAGATCGCCACCCGGTGCGTGTAGCGCGAGAGGTAAGCCAACACGGCCTGTGGCCCCGCAAACGGCTCCTTGGCGTAGACCACCCATTCACACTGGCGCAGCGGCGCGAGCCACCGCGCGAAGGCCTTCGGCTCTGCCAGCGCGGTGTGTTGCGAGAAGAACTGCAACTTGCCCGCGCGGTGCTCCTGTTCCAGTGCTTCGAGGAAGCGTCGCCGGAACAGGCGCGAGAGCACGCGCACCGGCAGGAAGAAGCCAGGTCGGCAAGCCACCCAACGTTCGCCGTCGAGCGAGAGCCCGCCACCGGGCACGATGCCGTGGACGTGCGGGTGGTGCGTGAGCGCCGAACCCCAGGTGTGCAACACCAGGGTGGCGCCGATCTGCGCGCCCAGGTGCTTGGGATCGGCGGCGATGGTGGTCAGGGTCTGGGCTGCCACCTCGAACAGCAGGCCGTAGATGACGGCCTTGTTGGTGTACGCGATCTCGCTGATGGGTGCGGGCAGCGTGAAGACCACGTGGAAGTAGTCCACGGGCAACAGATCGGCCTGGCGCGCCTCCAGCCACCGCTGCGCAGCACTGGCCTGGCACTTGGGGCAATGCCGGTTGCGGCACGAGTTGTAGGCGACCTGCAGGCGCTGGCAGTCTTCACAGCGCAGCACATGTCCTCCCAGTGCCGCGCTGCGGCACTGCTCGATGGCTGTCATGACCTTGAGCTGACCCAGGCTCAGGTGGGAGCGCTGGGCTTGCCGCCAGGCCGGCCCGTGGGTGCGGAAGATGTCCGCCACCTCCAGGGTAGCGGTGCCCATGGCGGGCCTACGCGGTGCTCAGTTGCTCCAGCGGGCTGACCACTTCGCGCAGGACGTCGGTGGCGACCTGCACGTAGGTGGCTGTCGTCTCCAGTTTCTTGTGCCCGAGCAGGACCTGGATCACCCGGATATCCACCTTCTGCTCCAGCAGATGAGTGGCAAAGCTGTGGCGCAGGGTGTGCATGGACACGCGCTTGTCGATGTGCGCGGCATCGGCCGCCATATGCACAGCGCGGTTGAGTTGACGGGTTGAGAGGGGTTCGACCGGACTCATGCCCGGGAACAACCAGCCGCCTTCGAGCATCTTGCCTTGCGCGTGGGCCACGCGCCACCAGACCCGCAAGCGCTCCAGCAGCACGGGCGAGAGCATGGCGTAGCGGTCCTTGCTGCCCTTGCCTTGCTCCACGCGCAGCGTCATGCGCTTGCTGTCGATGTCGCCGACCTTGAGCGCCACGACTTCGCTGGCACGCAGGCCCGTGCCGTAGGCCAACGACAGGGCGGTCTGGTGCTTGAGGTTGGCTGCTGCGGCAATCAGGCGCGCCACTTCCTCGCGGCTGAGCACCACCGGCAAGGTGTGTGGCAGGTGTACTGCCTGCATCCTGGCCATGAGTTCGGGATGGTCCAGGGTGATCTCGCAGAAGAACTTCAGCCCGGTGATGGTGGCGTTGAGGGTCGTGGGTGAGGTGCCATGGTCCACCAGGTGCAGCTGGAAGTTGCGCAGATCCTCGACGGTGGCGGTGTCCGGTGGCCGGTGGAGGAAGGCGTGAGCGCACTCGTCTCACCGACTTTTGAAGATGTCGATCCTCCAAGAATTGTGAAAAACGAAAGAATGAGCGTGAACTTGCGCTTTGCGGACAGCTTTCAAAAAGGCGCGCGCGCACGCGAATACCACTTGCGTGGAAATGCAGCATTTCTGCGGTATGAAATACTCCCTGCGGTGAGACTGGATACTCGTAGAGGTTCATGGCTCTCCACCGAGAGATTAAATCCGTCACTGCATCGGGTCGCTGCGTGTGTGCGCGGGAGAACGACGTGTGGGAAGCTCTCTTGATAGGGCTTGGCGTGACGCGTGTACCCGCTCAGATCTGACGCTTACTGGCGAAGCGCAGCCTGTATTGGCTGAAAAGGCGAGTACGACATGGGAAAACGCGAGGACAGGCAAGTGTTCAGATTCGAACGCTGGTCAGCTAAACGCCCCGATCTGAACGCTCAGCCCGACTATGAGACAGTATTCGGCAGGCGCCGCAGACTGCCCTGCGGTGGGCGTCGCAAGAGGCCGCGACGTCTTTCCACAATTCCGGACAGGAGCGAACCGCTAAGGCAGTTCGCGACCCAGGTGGCGCCGCCCTTGTGAATCGACCTCCCAATGCTGCGAAACGTGGCGACTCGGGCGCATCCCCTACCGGACCGTGCTGCGATAAATCATGCCTTTATGGCAATACATGGATAAGAATAAATCATTTCCAAGAATGGTTTTGTCTGAATACAGTGCTTCTCAACCTAAACATGGAGCACCGCAAACAATGGACACTCAGGAGTCTCGATTTAAATTGAGCTGCGATATTGGAGGAACCTTTACGGACTTTTTCCTTGTGGATCAGCGTACCGGTGAAGTGGATTCCGAAAAATGCCTCACCACTCCCTCGGACCCCGCACAAGGCGTGCTCAACGGCATCGACCTGCTTGCAAAACGCCATCCGAACCTGCTGGCAAAAACGGACAGCGTTTTGCACGCAACAACGCTTGTCATCAATGCGTTGATCGAGCGAAAGGGGGCTCGTACTGCGCTGATCACCACCGAGGGTTTCAAAGACGTCCTCGAGATCGGCCGTGAGATGCGGTATGACCTCTACGATATATTTATTACTTACCCGAAACCGCTGGTCCCGCGGCAAATGCGGCTCGAACTGCGCGAGCGGATGAACGCGCACGGAGACATCATTTGCAAGCTGGACGTGGGGCAGGCAGAAGGCCTTGTGACGGCACTCGAACGCGAAGGCGTGGAATCCTTGGCCGTGTGCTTGCTCCATTCTTACGTCAATCCGGCGCACGAGCAGCAGTTGCGCAGCTTCATTGAGGCGCGATTGCCCCGCCTACCGGTATCGCTGTCGAGCGAAGTCCTCCCGGAGATCAAGGAGTACGAGAGGACGTCGACCACGGTGGCCAATGCGTACGTGAAGCCCTTGGTGGAACGCTATATCGACCGACTGGTGAGCCGGCTGCGCGATCAGGGCTTCTCGAAGAAATTGCTGATTATGCTTTCCAGCGGCGGCATGGCGTCTACCGAGACAGTCTCATCCTACCCGGTTCGCATCGTCGAGTCGGGCCCCGCTGCCGGAGCGCTTGCCGCATCGCACGTGGCGGCCGTTGCCGGTTTTTCCGAGAATGTTCTTGCCTTCGACATGGGAGGCACCACGGCCAAAGGCTGTGTGATCCGTAATGGTCAAATCGACATGGCGATGTCGTTCGAAGCGGCCCGAGTTCATCGCTTCAAGAAGGGGAGTGGTATTCCGCTGCGTCTCCCAGTCATCGACATTATGGAGATCGGCGCCGGTGGCGGGAGCATCGCAGCTATCAACGAATTGGGACTGCTCCAGGTCGGCCCGGAGAGCGCGGCTGCTGATCCAGGACCCGCTTGCTACGGTCTCGGCGGCGTCAAGCCGACTGTGACCGACGCCAATGTGGTGCTGGGCTACCTCAATCCGGCGTTCTTCCTGGGCGGAGCCATGAAGCTGGACGCCGATGCCGCGCGAAAGGCGCTTGCGATCGAAGTAGCCGATCCACTCGGCGTGAGCATCGATCAGGCTGCGTGGCGCGTACACGATCTGGTGACCGAGAACATGGCATCGGCGATTCGCGTGCACATGACGGAAAAGGGTGTCGACCCGGAGCGCTTCACGTTGGTGGCCTTCGGTGGCGGTGGTCCAGTCCATGGCTACACACTCGCGCGCCGCCTAGGGGTCCGGCGCTTGCTCGTTCCGCCATCGGCCGGGATTGCCTCTGCGCTGGGCCTGCTTGTCTCGCCGGTTTCGTTCGATGTCGTCCGGACGGTGCGCATTCCCTTGTCCGATCAGGACCTCGAGGCGCGGCTGCTGGCGAGTCTTGGAGAGATGCAGGACGATGGCAAGCGCTCCGTCAAATCTGTGGAGCCAGCGGCGGACGTGCTGTACAAGCGTTTCGCAGAGGTCTCCTACATCGGCCAAGGGTTCTCGGTGAGCGTCGAATTGCCCAATGAGCCCGAGATTACGGGTGCCGACATCAGGGTACGCTTCGAAAGCTCGTATGCGAACTTGTATGGGCAAACCTACGACGAGATGCCAGCGCAGATCGTCAGCCTGCGGACAGTCGCTTTCTGCCCGGCAGCGGACTTTAGGATGGCAGGGCCTCCGAAAAAGCTGAGGCCCGATCTGGCCGTGAAGAGCAAGCGTTCGGTGTTCTCCGCAGAGAAGCGGAGGTTTTGCGAATTCCCCGTCTATGACCGCTACGCCCTCGCTCCTGGAATATCGGTTACCGGACCTGCGCTGATCGAGGAAAAAGAGTCGACGGTCGTCATCGACTTCGGGGGTAGGGGAACCGTCGACCAGCACGGCATTGTCGCCATCACGATCGAGTCGGAAACAATCGCATGACCACAACTACCGTAAATCTCAAGCTCGAAGTCATTTGGGCTCGGCTCGCATCCATTGTCGATGAGGCCGCCACCGCTCTGGTTCGGACCTGCTTCTCCACCGTCATCCGTGATTCGAATGACTATGGCTGCCAGTTGTTCGACGAGAACTACAACCTGATAGCTCAATCGACACTGGGAACGCCTGGTTTCCTTGGCGCTCTACCCCACGCGATGAAACAGATCGGGGCATTGTTCCCTCCAGAAACTTTGTCGCCAGGAGACATCCTCGCAACGAACGATCCTTGGATGTGCACCGGCCACCTCAACGACATCACGGTGGTCACGCCGATTTTTAACGGCTCCAAGATTATTGCCTACGCCATTTGCACGGCGCACGAAGCTGACATCGGAGGCCGAATCGCCGTCTCCGAGACGAAGGAGGTCTTCGAAGAAGGTTTGTTCATCCCTCCGATGAAGCTGGTTGCGGCTGGTGTCGAAGACGCCACCGCTTTCCGCTTTATTCGAGCCAACGTTCGGCAACCGGCCTACGTTGTTGGCGACGTGCGTGCGCAGATTTCGTCCAATGAGGTAATGGCGCGCCGCACACTCGATTTGTTATCCGAATACGGGCTTGCGGATCTGACCGAGGTCAGCGCCCAGATCCTGCAACGAACCAGTTCGGCTGTCGCAGCGAAAATCGCGAACTGCAAAGAGGGCACCTACGTCAGCGAAGCGACGATTGATGCTTACGACGGAAAGCCTGTTCACATCAAAGTGGCCGTTACCGTCCGCGACGGTCGCGTGCTCGTCGACTATGCCGGCACCACGAGCCAGATTGAGCGAGGTGTTAACGTTTGCTACCCCTACACGCTTTCGTACACGGTGTTCGCGCTCAAGTGCGCCCTCAGCCCGCTACTGCCCAACAACGAGGGGGTGTTGCGTCTGATCGACGTGCGCGCGCCCGAAGGGTCGATTCTTAACGCGAAATACCCCGCCCCGGTCAACTCCCGCGCGAGTATCGCCCAGTTCCTGCCGGAGATCATCCTGGGCGCACTCGCACAGGCGATCCCGAGTTGCGCGATGGCAGCCAGCGGCGGTGCACCGATCTGGGTGCAGCGATTCTCCGGCGTTGCAGCTGACGGAAAGAAATTTCTTTTGTTCTGTGCCGCACGCGGTGGTTTGGGCGGCAGATCGACTGCCGACGGTGTCTCCGCTCTGGCCTTTCCTAGCAATACGGTGCCGACGCCCGTCGAGGTTCAGGAAGCCGACGGTCCTGTCATTTTCGAATGCAAGGAACTCACACCGAACTCTGCTGGCGCTGGCGAATTCCGCGGAGGCTTTGGGCAGCACATCGCAATGAAGATTGCCGAAGGAGCCCGATCACCGCAAGGTTCCGTCATTGTCAGCGCAAAGGGAGGCCGCCTGCACTACGCGGTCCCGGGAGTGCGCGGAGGATTGGACGCGCCGCTAGGACGCGTTGCGGTGAACGGCGAGCCCTTCACCGTGTCCGGTCGACAGGTGGTTCTCGGCCCGGGCGATCGCCTCGAACTGCATTTGCCTGGTGGCGGCGGCTTTGGCAATCCCTTGCGACGGGATCCCGAAAGCGTTGCCAGCGACGTCTCCAGCGGCCTTGTCTCCATCGAGCAGGCACGGAACGTGTATGGCGTCGTTTTCTCCCGGCTCGGGCTCGACCGGGCGGAGACCGAGAAGCTGCGTGCTGATCGGATGGCTGCAACTCAATAGGAGAAATCGAATGATCAGATTGCTTTTTGTGCTCTTAGTCGCTTGCCTTCCACCGGCTGTTGCCACTGCGGCCGATCGACTGTTCGTGCGGCCTCTCAAATGGGTTATTCCGTTTCCGGCGGGCGGCGCTGGCGACATGATGGCACGCACACTGGCACCGGATCTTTCTGCCGCCATCGACGTGCCGGTGCTTATTGAGAACCAGGGCGGTGCACAGGGAGCAATCGCATCTGCGACGGTGGCTCGGGCCAAGCCCGACGGGCACACGATATTGCTCGGCTTTCTCGGATCCATGGCGCAAAATCCCTGGGCTTACAACAACATCGGCTATGACCCGCTGACTGACCTCGAACACGTGACGCTTCTCAGCGCGCAGCCACTGCTGATCGCCTCCGGGCCCAAGCTTGGCGTCACGACCCTCCAGGAGATGGTGGCGCTAGCGAGGTCGCGTAGTAAGGCTGCCCCGATCTCCTACGCGTCGACCTCGCTCAATTCAAGATTGACCGGAGTATTGGTGAGCCAGGCCATCGGTGCGACCATGATGGATGTGGCATACAAGGGCGGTGGTCCAGCTCTCAATGACGTACTGGGCGGACATGTAGAGATGATGTATGTTGCCCCTGCAACGGTGCTCGGGCCAGTACGAGACGGCAAGCTCCGCGGTCTCGCCGTGACCGGGCCGACCCGGCTCCCGGCACTGCCGGATGTGCCCACCGTTGCAGAGGCCGGCTTTCCTGCGCTCGAATCCGTGAGCTGGTATTCCATCGCCGCGCCCAAAGGAACGCCCGCAAAATTTCAAGAGCGACTAGCTGCTGAGTTCGCGAAGATCCTGACGAGACCCGAGATCAAGGAAAAACTGCGCGCCGCTGGTTTCGAAGCCCTGACGAGTTCTCCGACAGAAACCGTTCGGTACGTGCGCGCCGAACACGCGCGCTGGGGGAAGATCGTTCAGTCCTCCGGCATCAGCAAAGAGTAAAGGCCTACTAATGAAATCCGAAAATCAAAAACATCCCCAGTTTGCCGAAGTCTTGGCCAACTATGCCGCCGGCCTTCGCTACGAAGACATCCCAGAGCAAGTGAGAGAAAGGGCCAAGGAGGTTTTTCTTGACACCATCGGCGTGGCACTCAATGGTGCGTCCTCCGAGTGGGCCGGTATTGCCCGCTCGGCACGCACCGTGCGTGCCGGCTCCGGCGAATCGTCGGTGATCGGGACTCGCCTGAAAGTGTCGCCGACAAATGCTGCGCTGCTGAACGGTGTCGCTGCGCACGCGTTCGACTTCGACGATGTCCACAACGAGTCCATCACGCATCCTGCGGGTGTTCTTGTTCCCGCCATCCTCGCGGCGGCGGAGGACTCTGGCGCCAGCGGAAAGTCGGCGATCGTAGCGCTCACGGCAGGCTTCGATGTCCTGACACGTGTGGGGATGGCACTAGAGCCGCTGAATCACCGCAAGCGCGGCTTCCACCCCACAGGGACCTGTGGCCCGTTTGGCGCGGCGATCGCGTCTGGGCTGGTGCTGGGGTTGAGCGAAAAGCAACTGGTATGGTCTCTCGGCGTGGCGGGGAGCTGTGCCTCGGGCCTCATGGAGTACTGGCAAGACGGCGCCATGACCAAGCGCCTGCAGGCCGGCCTGGGCGCCTGTCATGGGGTCCTCGCAGCCTCTTTGTCCGAAGCCGGCTTCACCGGACCCGCCAGCGTTTTCGAAGGCCAGAGCGGCGTCTTGGGTGCTTATACCGATGGCGCCAAGCCAGAGCGACTGACGGCCAATCTTGGAACCATTTTTGAGATCGAGAACACGCAGATCAAACTGTTTGCATGTCGCAGTGGGCTGCATACCGCGCTGGCGATCATTCTGCAAATGATCCGCGAACATGGCTTCGGACCGCAGGAGATCGAGGAAATCACGGTAGGTCACATGCGTCAGGAGCGCATGTCTGAAAAAGCCTTCCGGCCGAATACGACGCTCGACGGGCAATTGAGCCTGCCGTATTCGATCGCCGTTGCCTGCTTCGACAAGGCAGCGGGGCCCAGCCAGTACACACCGGAGAAACTGCACAATCCGGAGATCCTCGACCTCGTACAACGCGTCAAGCCCGTGTTCAAGCAAGAGTTCTTCGACTTCTACAAGCGCGACGAAAAGGCTCTCCCCTCCAGTGTAGAGGTAGTCCTGAAGGACGGGCGCCGTTTCTATGAGCGGCAGGACTTCCCTCCGGACGGCCCGAACAATCGTCGCACCCGCCAGGAAATCGTGGACAAGTTTCGCGGACTCGCGGATCCCGTCATCTCGCCGCAACGGGCGGCTGAGCTAGCGACTGCGGTTCTGTCTCTGGAAAACGTTGCCGACCTCAGGGAACTTTCGGCGTACTTGCAAGCCTGACACGGCGGCCCCTGGTCAGTTTCAATTGCGTCTCATCGCCTCCTGAATGTCTGCGCGTGACAGACTGGGGGCGATCAGGCTGATGAGATCGTAGGTATATCCTCTCAGGAAGCTCCCTCTCCTTAGTGTGAGATAGGCGGAAGTGGCAGGAAACAAACCCCGTGCGGGCAAGATTGCAATGTTGCTGTCCTGATCGGGGTCGAGGGCTGTCGACTGGATGATCGAGACGCCTAGACCTGCGGCAACGGCGCCCTTCAGGAAGTCGGCATCCGGGGCACGGATGATGGTGCGGGGGCGGAGACCGGCTTGGCGAAACGAGTCCATCACGGCACGTCCCGCCGCAGCGACCTGCTCATAGCCGACCAGCGGATACCTCGCCACATCCTCGAGTTTGAGCTTCTTGCACTTCGTCAACGGGTGCCCGAGCGGGGTGATGATGCAACGCTCAATGGGATAAGCGGGCAGTGCCACGATGTCATCGGACATGCGCGTCGGAAGCGTGCCCAGCCCGAACTGGCACTCCCCGGACAACACCATGGCCACGATGCCCGACGGCGTCTGCTGCTTAAGCACGAGGTCCACCTCCTCGTAAGTTTTCC
The sequence above is a segment of the Hydrogenophaga sp. BPS33 genome. Coding sequences within it:
- a CDS encoding MmgE/PrpD family protein codes for the protein MKSENQKHPQFAEVLANYAAGLRYEDIPEQVRERAKEVFLDTIGVALNGASSEWAGIARSARTVRAGSGESSVIGTRLKVSPTNAALLNGVAAHAFDFDDVHNESITHPAGVLVPAILAAAEDSGASGKSAIVALTAGFDVLTRVGMALEPLNHRKRGFHPTGTCGPFGAAIASGLVLGLSEKQLVWSLGVAGSCASGLMEYWQDGAMTKRLQAGLGACHGVLAASLSEAGFTGPASVFEGQSGVLGAYTDGAKPERLTANLGTIFEIENTQIKLFACRSGLHTALAIILQMIREHGFGPQEIEEITVGHMRQERMSEKAFRPNTTLDGQLSLPYSIAVACFDKAAGPSQYTPEKLHNPEILDLVQRVKPVFKQEFFDFYKRDEKALPSSVEVVLKDGRRFYERQDFPPDGPNNRRTRQEIVDKFRGLADPVISPQRAAELATAVLSLENVADLRELSAYLQA
- a CDS encoding LysR substrate-binding domain-containing protein, giving the protein MTLQQLRAICEIVANGFSVTRAADVMCTTQPAVSKLVALIEGELGGEIFVRSRSRIIELTELGEEVIVLARRMLNDSTALGDIAAERFQQTKGVLHIATSHAHARYVLLPAIKVFRKTYEEVDLVLKQQTPSGIVAMVLSGECQFGLGTLPTRMSDDIVALPAYPIERCIITPLGHPLTKCKKLKLEDVARYPLVGYEQVAAAGRAVMDSFRQAGLRPRTIIRAPDADFLKGAVAAGLGVSIIQSTALDPDQDSNIAILPARGLFPATSAYLTLRRGSFLRGYTYDLISLIAPSLSRADIQEAMRRN